Part of the Oligoflexia bacterium genome is shown below.
AAATTAAGCACTTGGAAATTCAAGAAAGCGTACGAATACAAAGGGTTTATGAATATTGGGGAATTTACGCTGACAGATTTTAGTGTGAAAAATTTTCTTGTTTCTAAAATCGTATCCAAACTTTACACAGCAACACCTAAATCTCTATTAATCGAGTCATCGGTTTTTTCGAGGAAAATTAATGGGTTCGACGCATCAAAGATGGCAAATAAACACTCTTTTTGAGGTGCCTAGACCTGCCCAATATATGAGCAAAAACTGAAATCCACTGAAATGCTCTGTTATTAAGACTTCCCTTCAAATCTAGACAAAAGTGAGAGAGCCGTACAAGCAGGCAGTGAGGTATACTAATCACAAGCACTTATGCTCAATTTCAGGAGGTGGGGTCCATGGAAGGTCCGCGCGCACCAAAATCAGAAGAGTTTAATGATCTTGTAAAATTTCTTGATACAAATTTACGGGATCAAAACTCTTGGTCTATTGCAGATGAATATCCCACAACAATGACGTTACAAAATCTGCACAACGTTCGAATTATAAAAGATGAGAACGGAATACTCAGCCATGCTGTAATAAAACCGACAATTGTAAAAACCCGGCGTGGTCTTTTTAAAGTGGGTTGTCTCGGCAGCGTTGTCACACAAGAAGCTTATCGCAATCAAGGCTTGAGCCAAAATGTTCTCAATGATTGTGTTAGTGCAATTCAAGCTCAGGGCTGTGACATCGCCATCTTGTGGACAAATCAATATGACTTTTATCGTAAAATGGGTTTTGAACTCGCGGGCAGCGAAGTAAGTTTACTTATTGATCGGCCATTAAATCTTGGCGCAACAAAGTATAAAATAATTCAGAATAATCGAGTCGATGCTCAAGTACTTTTTCGACTCTATTCTCAACATACCGTTTCTTCTATTCGTACACTCGAAGATTTCGAAAAATATCTGCGCATTCCGAACAGTCGTTTGTACACTGCTTGGAACGCTGAAGGTAAGGTAGAAGCCTTTGCTGTCGAGGGGAAGGGCGTTGATTTACAGGGATATATTCATGAATGGGGCGGTTCTGTTGACGCTCTCCTTGCATTGATCAATCACATCAGGGTTACACACGCTCAACCCATCACTGTAATTTCGCCTTCACATGCGACAAATCTTATTCGCAAGCTTGAATCATTTGGTGTGAATCGCGTTGAGGGATTTTTGGGAATGATTAAAATTACCAATGCCCAATCACTTTTCAATAAAGTTATTCGTAGTGCACGTCAAGAGTGGGGAATTGAGAATTTTGTTTTAGAACATCGCGAAGGTTTTTATTACTTTGGTGTTGGGAAAAATATTTTCAAAACTGATCAAGAGACAGATATCGTGCGCATTCTCTTTGGCCCGCAAAAACCAAGTCAGCTTCATGATTGCGGACCAGAGGCAAATGCCATTTTAGATAAAATTTTGCCACTGGAAATGTGGCTATGGGGCTGGGATAGCGTATGAAAAATATAAATCACTTAGGCAGGCATTTAGTGTTAATTTGCGCAGCGGCACTTTATTCATTTTCACTCACATCTTGCACCATTAAGCCTCCTGAAAATACTGATGACATTGGCCCAGAAGTGACTCCTTCGCAAATCCGTCAGGCTTTTATCGACGCACAAGCGGGTTTTGACCCAGAAA
Proteins encoded:
- a CDS encoding GNAT family N-acetyltransferase codes for the protein MEGPRAPKSEEFNDLVKFLDTNLRDQNSWSIADEYPTTMTLQNLHNVRIIKDENGILSHAVIKPTIVKTRRGLFKVGCLGSVVTQEAYRNQGLSQNVLNDCVSAIQAQGCDIAILWTNQYDFYRKMGFELAGSEVSLLIDRPLNLGATKYKIIQNNRVDAQVLFRLYSQHTVSSIRTLEDFEKYLRIPNSRLYTAWNAEGKVEAFAVEGKGVDLQGYIHEWGGSVDALLALINHIRVTHAQPITVISPSHATNLIRKLESFGVNRVEGFLGMIKITNAQSLFNKVIRSARQEWGIENFVLEHREGFYYFGVGKNIFKTDQETDIVRILFGPQKPSQLHDCGPEANAILDKILPLEMWLWGWDSV